In Raphanus sativus cultivar WK10039 chromosome 5, ASM80110v3, whole genome shotgun sequence, the following proteins share a genomic window:
- the LOC108858609 gene encoding LOW QUALITY PROTEIN: fatty acyl-CoA reductase 6, chloroplastic (The sequence of the model RefSeq protein was modified relative to this genomic sequence to represent the inferred CDS: inserted 3 bases in 2 codons; deleted 2 bases in 1 codon) — MHGCSYEDFMKSKLIPVVGDFGEDNLGIESQIACKISDEIDVIISCDGRTTFNNRYDFALSVNALGPGRLSSFGKGCKKTPLFLHISTAYVTGKKEGTILETPLCIGVNINSDLNIESELKLASEAVRKLHGGEEIKKLKELGIQRAQHYGWENTYTFTKAMGESVIHNQKGDLPVVIVRPSVIEGVFXPGWIQGIQMSDPIILAYGKCQISDFWTDYQSLMDFILVDMVVNATIAAMAKHSRFGVSVLKVYNVTSSSHANSLRVGELMDLAHHQHLCDFPLTVTKNLENMKLHSSLEGFTLSVFNTITKHERGDADSHTGLSMKGKRMLNYFVSLARTYEPYTFFQVRFDDTNTKRLMQEMSMEEGKMFEFDITGIDWEHXIVNVHLPGLKRELFKERSR; from the exons ATGCATGGGTGCTCTTACGAAGATTTCATGAAAAGCAAGTTGATTCCAGTGGTTGGAGATTTTGGAGAAGACAATCTTGGCATCGAATCTCAAATAGCATGCAAGATTAGTGACGAGATTGATGTCATTATAAGTTGTGATGGTCGTACAACATTTAaca ACAGATATGACTTTGCCTTAAGCGTCAACGCTCTTGGACCTGGTAGACTCTCAAGCTTCGGAAAGGGATGCAAGAAAACT CCACTTTTTCTCCATATTTCAACTG CTTATGTCACTGGTAAGAAAGAGGGAACAATACTGGAGACACCTCTATGCATTGGAGTAAACATAAATTCTGACTTGAACATCGAATCTGAGCTGAAACTAGCTTCAGAAGCGGTTAGAAAGTTACATGGCGGTGAAGAAATCAAGAAGCTGAAAGAACTTGGTATTCAAAG AGCCCAACACTATGGCTGGGAAAACACTTACACATTCACAAAAGCAATGGGTGAGTCTGTAATTCACAACCAAAAAGGAGATCTGCCTGTAGTGATTGTAAGGCCTAGTGTTATAGAAGGAGTTTT CCCTGGCTGGATCCAAGGAATAca GATGAGTGATCCAATTATCTTGGCCTATGGAAAATGCCAAATTTCTGACTTCTGGACAGATTATCAATCTCTAATGGACTTTATACTTGTTGATATGGTTGTTAACGCCACAATAGCAGCCATGGCCAAGCACAGTCGTTTTGGTGTTTCCGTGCTCAAAGTGTACAATGTCACTTCTTCATCTCATGCGAATTCCCTGCGAGTCGGCGAGTTGATGGACCTCgctcatcatcaacatctatgtGACTTTCCATTGACTGTGACAAAAAATCTAGAGAACATGAAACTCCACAGCTCCTTAGAAGGTTTCACTTTATCTGTATTCAACACAATAACAAAACATGAGAGAGGAGATGCAGACTCACATACCGGATTAAGCATGAAAGGAAAGAGGATGCTAAACTATTTTGTGTCCTTGGCAAGAACATATGAGCCTTACACATTCTTTCAAGTTCG GTTTGACGATACCAATACAAAGAGACTTATGCAGGAGATGTCAATGGAAGAGGGAAAAATGTTCGAGTTCGATATCACTGGTATTGACTGGGAGC ACATTGTGAATGTTCATCTTCCAGGTCTCAAGAGGGAACTATTTAAGGAAAGATCCCGTTAA
- the LOC108859043 gene encoding sigma factor binding protein 1, chloroplastic: MDSSTFLAAASLDQVNPSPISRKPSKQKKKTASANKAIKVRYISNPMKVKTCASKFRELVQELTGQDAVDQPEPVFSPSTVSDLSPSPPLSENLAPRVLQQEPFDDRVGHEYYEPLDGEDMFLPQMSAGFSGFFSNGFYNVNDFGRIDSV, from the coding sequence ATGGATTCATCGACGTTTCTCGCCGCCGCAAGCTTAGACCAGGTAAACCCATCTCCTATTTCGAGAAAGCCATcaaagcaaaagaagaagacgGCTTCAGCAAACAAAGCCATCAAAGTGCGTTACATATCAAACCCCATGAAAGTCAAAACCTGTGCTTCCAAGTTTAGAGAGCTCGTACAAGAGCTCACTGGCCAAGACGCCGTCGATCAACCGGAGCCCGTGTTCTCCCCCTCCACCGTCTCCGACCTCAGCCCTTCTCCTCCCCTGTCGGAAAATCTTGCGCCACGTGTTCTTCAGCAGGAGCCGTTCGATGATCGGGTGGGTCATGAGTACTATGAGCCGTTGGATGGTGAAGATATGTTTTTGCCTCAGATGTCGGCAGGTTTTTCTGGGTTTTTTTCTAATGGGTTTTACAATGTGAATGACTTTGGAAGAATCGATTCTGTGTGA